One Setaria italica strain Yugu1 chromosome I, Setaria_italica_v2.0, whole genome shotgun sequence DNA window includes the following coding sequences:
- the LOC101775173 gene encoding GDSL esterase/lipase At2g04570, with product MANRAASYVLAAVCLLVLAATVAEARHPRLVPAVFVFGDSTVDVGNNNDLNISVGARANYPKYGVDFPGSVPTGRFSNGLNTADLLARALGFKRSPPAYLSLTKKTVTPQMYKGINFASGGSGFADDTGRFLFGEVIPMSKQLEYFSGVVKHMTKLSGAKKTSSFLCRSIFLISAGSNDMFEYSASPGPSDDYKFLSGLVAAYKQSITALYEMGARKFSVISVPPLGCLPSQRLRRLKQMGTQGCFDPLNDLSLRSYPMLAAMLQDLARDLPGMAYSLADAFTMVSFVFENPRTDAWSFTELEAACCGGGPFGAAYACNETASLCADRDGHLFWDADHPTQAVSLVAAQTIFAGNRTFVNPINVRELALL from the exons ATGGCCAACCGGGCCGCTTCCTACGTGCTCGCGGCCGTGTGCCTGCTTGTGCTCGCGGCGACGGTCGCGGAGGCGAGGCACCCGCGGCTCGTCCCGGCGGTGTTCGTGTTCGGCGACTCCACGGTGGACGTCGGCAACAACAACGACCTGAACATCTCCGTCGGGGCCAGAGCCAACTACCCCAAGTACGGCGTGGACTTCCCCGGGTCGGTGCCGACCGGCCGGTTCAGCAATGGCCTCAACACGGCGGACTTGCTAG CTCGGGCGCTTGGGTTTAAAAGGAGCCCACCGGCTTACCTCTCTCTGACGAAAAAGACCGTCACGCCCCAGATGTACAAAGGCATCAACTTCGCGTCAGGAGGGTCCGGGTTTGCAGATGACACCGGCCGTTTTCTG TTTGGCGAGGTGATCCCGATGTCGAAACAGCTGGAGTACTTCTCAGGGGTTGTCAAGCACATGACCAAGCTGTCAGGCGCGAAGAAGACCTCCAGCTTCCTCTGCAGGTCCATCTTTCTCATCAGCGCCGGCAGCAACGACATGTTCGAATACTCCGCGTCTCCTGGTCCTAGCGACGACTACAAGTTCTTGAGTGGCCTCGTTGCTGCCTACAAGCAGTCCATCACG GCCCTTTATGAGATGGGCGCGAGGAAGTTCAGCGTCATCAGCGTCCCGCCGCTGGGGTGCCTGCCGTCGCAGCGGCTGCGCCGGCTGAAGCAGATGGGCACCCAGGGTTGCTTCGACCCGCTCAACGACCTCTCGCTGCGCTCCTACCCGATGCTCGCGGCGATGCTGCAGGACCTGGCCCGCGACCTGCCCGGCATGGCCTACTCCCTCGCCGACGCCTTCACCATGGTCTCCTTCGTCTTCGAGAACCCGCGGACCGACGCCTGGA GCTTCACGGAGCTGGAGGCGGCGTGCTGCGGCGGGGGCCCGTTCGGGGCTGCGTACGCGTGCAACGAGACGGCGTCGCTGTGCGCCGACCGCGACGGCCACCTGTTCTGGGACGCGGACCATCCCACGCAGGCCGTGTCGCTCGTCGCCGCGCAGACCATCTTCGCCGGCAACCGGACCTTCGTCAACCCCATCAACGTCAGGGAGCTGGCCCTGCTGTGA
- the LOC101775572 gene encoding GDSL esterase/lipase At5g55050, with the protein MPHYAGQAAQHHGPAMATVPQVRVLLLRALLAAATFACAAAAAGSNKVPAIYVFGDSTADVGNNNYLPGSAVPRANFPHNGVDFPTSRPTGRFSNGYNGVDFLAMNMGFKRSPPPFLAVANKTNKQVFRGLLGVNFASAGSGILDTTGSSIIPLSQQVEQFDALQRNISARITQGAADAVLSRSVFLVSTGGNDLFAFFSRNSTPSDADKQRFVGNLVSLYQNHVKALYVLGARKFAVIDVPPIGCCPYPRSLHPLGACIDVLNELARGFNKGVRDAMHGLGASFQGLKYSVGSSHAVVQSIMKHPQRLGFKDVTNACCGSGRFNGKSGCTPNATLCDNRHEYLFWDLLHPTHAASKIAAAAIYDGSLHFAAPINFRQLVEDQC; encoded by the exons ATGCCGCACTACGCCGGGCAGGCTGCACAGCATCACGGCCCGGCCATGGCCACCGTGCCACAAGTGcgagtgctgctgctgcgcgctctgctcgctgctgctaCGTTCGcatgcgccgcggcggcggcggggagcaaCAAGGTGCCGGCGATCTACGTCTTCGGGGACTCCACGGCGGACGTGGGCAACAACAACTACCTGCCGGGCAGCGCCGTGCCGCGGGCCAACTTCCCGCACAACGGCGTCGACTTCCCGACGTCGAGGCCCACCGGAAGGTTCAGCAATGGCTACAACGGCGTCGACTTCTTGG CTATGAACATGGGCTTCAAGCGCAGCCCCCCGCCATTCCTCGCCGTGGCCAACAAAACCAACAAGCAGGTCTTCAGGGGTCTACTGGGAGTGAACTTCGCCTCTGCAGGATCAGGCATTCTTGACACGACA GGGAGCTCCATCATCCCGTTGAGCCAGCAGGTCGAGCAGTTCGACGCCTTGCAGCGCAACATCTCCGCGCGCATCACCCAGGGGGCGGCCGACGCCGTGCTGTCGCGATCGGTGTTCCTCGTCAGCACCGGCGGCAACGACCTCTTCGCCTTCTTCTCGCGGAACAGCACGCCGTCGGACGCCGACAAGCAGCGGTTCGTCGGCAACCTCGTCTCGCTGTACCAGAACCATGTCAAG GCACTGTACGTGCTCGGCGCGAGGAAGTTCGCGGTGATCGACGTCCCGCCGATCGGGTGCTGTCCGTACCCCAGGAGCCTGCACCCGCTCGGTGCCTGCATCGACGTCCTCAACGAGCTGGCGCGCGGGTTCAACAAGGGCGTCAGGGACGCCATGCACGGCCTCGGCGCGAGCTTCCAGGGACTCAAGTACTCCGTCGGGAGCTCCCACGCCGTCGTGCAGAGCATCATGAAGCACCCGCAAAGGCTCG GGTTCAAGGACGTCACGAACGCGTGCTGCGGGTCGGGGCGGTTCAACGGCAAGTCCGGGTGCACGCCCAACGCGACGCTGTGCGACAACCGGCACGAGTACCTGTTCTGGGACCTGCTGCACCCGACGCACGCCGCCTCCAagatcgccgccgcggccatctACGACGGCTCGCTCCACTTCGCCGCGCCGATAAACTTCAGGCAGCTGGTGGAGGACCAGTGCTAG
- the LOC101775984 gene encoding dehydrin COR410, giving the protein MEDERNTQLHHQGGEAQEKAADQVEVKDRGILDTLLGRKKPEDQEKKQEEELVTGMEKVTVAEPEKHEHKKEEHEAGEKKESLLAKLHRTSSSSSSSSDEEEEVIDENGEIVKRKKKKGLKEKIKEKLPGHKDHAEGEHHTAVPAPAPAPVETHAYKEDDHKPYVPAPAPPPVETHVHHHDHAVVVQKIEDDAKTDAPPAPEEEKKGLLDKIKEKLPGGHKKPEDAAGAPAVHAPAPTPHTEDVSSPDGKEKKGLLGKIMDKIPGYNKGSGEEDHKAAGAAAGEHKTTSS; this is encoded by the exons ATGGAGGATGAGAGGAACACCCAGCTGCACCACCAGGGCGGCGAGGCCCAGGAGAAGGCCGCCGATCAGGTGGAGGTGAAGGACAGGGGGATCCTGGACACCCTTCTCGGCAGGAAGAAGCCCGAGGaccaggagaagaagcaggaggaggagctggtgaCCGGCATGGAAAAGGTCACGGTGGCCGAGCCTGAGAAGCACGAGCACAAGAAGGAAGAGCACGAGGCCGGGGAGAAGAAGGAGAGCCTCCTCGCCAAGCTGCACCGCACCAGCTCTAGCTCTAGCTCG TCGAgcgacgaggaagaggaggtgatCGACGAGAACGGCGAGATcgtcaagaggaagaagaagaagggcctCAAGGAGAAGATCAAGGAGAAGCTGCCCGGCCACAAGGACCACGCCGAGGGCGAGCACCACACGGCCGTACCGGCCCCGGCGCCAGCGCCCGTGGAGACGCACGCTTACAAGGAGGACGACCACAAGCCGTACGTCCCGGCGCCGGCTCCCCCGCCCGTGGAGACGCACGTCCACCACCATGAccacgccgtcgtcgtccagAAGATCGAGGACGACGCGAAGACCGACGCCCCACCGGcaccggaggaggagaagaaaggcCTCCTTGACAAGATCAAGGAGAAGCTCCCCGGCGGCCACAAGAAACCGGAGGACGCTGCCGGCGCACCCGCCGTCCACGCGCCAGCGCCGACACCGCACACCGAGGACGTGAGCAGCCCGGACGGCAAGGAGAAGAAGGGCTTGCTGGGCAAGATCATGGACAAGATACCCGGGTACAACAAGGGCTCCGGCGAGGAGGACCAcaaggccgccggcgctgctgccGGCGAGCACAAGACCACCAGCTCTTAA